The following is a genomic window from Bacillus sp. FJAT-52991.
TTAGAAAATAAACAATCTATTATGATCAGTCCCGTAACGGAAACACCGTATCAGCCTGTTCATTTAGTCAGGCTTGCTCAACGGCTTGAACACGAATTAGAGGAGTCTTTAAAGAAGGTAAAAAACGAGGCGACTCAAAAGCTATTAAAAGAAAATATGAACATGGAAATAGAGAAGTTAAAGCAAGGACAAAGTATTGATAGCTTGTCGAAGTATATGGAGATTATGTACGAAGAGCCGATGAGCTTTGTTGACTATTTACCAAAGGATGGTCTCGTTTTTTTCGATGAAGTGAGCCGTATTAAAGAGCTAAATGACTCGCTAGAACAAGAGGAAGCAGAGTGGTATACGTCTTTACTTGAGGAAGGAAAGATTGCCCACGATATGAAGCTTTCTTACTCATTTGCTGAAGTGATGGCAAAAATTAAGCAGCCAATTATTTACCTTTCATTATTTATGCGTAAAGTGGCGGGAACAAACCCAGAGAACGTCATTAAATTCTCTAGCCGTTCGATGCAAAACTTCCACGGGCAAATGAATGTCCTTCATACAGAAGTAGAACGATGGAAAAAGCTTGGAATGACGGTTGTGTTTCTAGGTGAAACCGAGGAACGAATGAAGAAAATAGCAAGTGTTCTTGCAGATTACGAGATTGAGGCACTTCTCTCTCCTGAGAAAAGCATGGTGACGGAGCAAGCAATTCAAATTGGTTTAGGATCACTAACAGCCGGCTTTGAATTTTCGGAGCAGAAATTAGCCGTTATCACAGAACAGGAACTATTTAACAAGAAAACGAAACGAAATAAGAGCCGTCAAAAGCTCTCCAATGCAGAACGGATTAAAAGCTATTCTGAACTAAAGCCTGGTGATTATGTCGTTCATGTTAATCACGGGATCGGGAAATATTTAGGCATTGAAACACTAGAAATGAAGGGTGTTCACAAAGACTATTTAAATATTAAATATCAAGGGACAGATCAATTATATGTGCCGGTTGAGCAAATCGAATTGGTCCAGAAATATGTCGGTTCAGAAGGAAAAGAACCGAAAGTATACAAGCTTGGCGGCAGCGAATGGAAACGAGTCAAAAGCAAAGTACAATCTTCCGTTCAAGACATTGCTGATGATTTAATTAAGCTGTATGCGGAAAGAGAAGCGGCGAAAGGATATGCGTTTTCTCCAGATGGTGATATGCAGCGGGAATTTGAAACCGCTTTTCCGTATGAGGAGACAGAAGATCAACTTCGATCGATTCAAGAAATTAAACAGGATATGCAAAAAGAACGACCAATGGATCGCTTACTATGTGGAGATGTTGGCTATGGAAAAACGGAGGTGGCGATTCGTGCCGCTTTTAAAGCGATAGCAGATGAGAAGCAGGTTGCTTTTCTTGTGCCGACCACTATTCTTGCTCAGCAACATTATGAGACGATGCTAGAACGCTTCCGTGACTTTCCAATCAATGTCGGTTTATTAAGCCGCTTTCGATCAAAGAAGCAACAAACAGAGACATTAAAAGGATTAAAGAGTGGAACAATTGATATTATCGTTGGTACTCATCGACTGTTATCAAAAGATGTGCAATATCATGATCTCGGTTTACTCATTGTCGACGAAGAGCAGCGTTTTGGCGTCACACATAAAGAAAAAATCAAAAAATTAAAAACGAATGTCGATGTATTAACGTTAACGGCGACGCCGATTCCGCGAACATTACATATGTCGATGCTAGGTGTCCGTGATTTATCCGTCATTGAAACACCGCCGAAAAACCGTTTTCCGGTGCAAACATTTGTGGCTGAAAATAATCCTGCATTAATCAGAGAAGCGATTGAACGAGAGTTGGCGCGAGATGGACAAGTCTTTTATTTGTATAACCGAGTAGAGGATATCGAAAGGAAAACAGAAGAAATTTCCATGCTCGTTCCAGATGCTAAAGTAGCGTATGCTCATGGACAGATGACG
Proteins encoded in this region:
- the mfd gene encoding transcription-repair coupling factor is translated as MNSLQNIFLQNQDVQVLFSGLSEGLKEQLAAGLTGSSRALFIASAYQKTDKPIMVITYNLLQAQKLYDDLLQFTHEQEVYLYAANELIAAEISVASPELRAQRIEVLNHIVKEKKGIYIVPISGLRKLLPPKHEWEGLQRQLTLGQDIDLDQMINDLVNMGYQRADMVYAPGEFSLRGGIIDIYPLTLEDPVRIELFDTEVDSIRTFSIENQRSLENKQSIMISPVTETPYQPVHLVRLAQRLEHELEESLKKVKNEATQKLLKENMNMEIEKLKQGQSIDSLSKYMEIMYEEPMSFVDYLPKDGLVFFDEVSRIKELNDSLEQEEAEWYTSLLEEGKIAHDMKLSYSFAEVMAKIKQPIIYLSLFMRKVAGTNPENVIKFSSRSMQNFHGQMNVLHTEVERWKKLGMTVVFLGETEERMKKIASVLADYEIEALLSPEKSMVTEQAIQIGLGSLTAGFEFSEQKLAVITEQELFNKKTKRNKSRQKLSNAERIKSYSELKPGDYVVHVNHGIGKYLGIETLEMKGVHKDYLNIKYQGTDQLYVPVEQIELVQKYVGSEGKEPKVYKLGGSEWKRVKSKVQSSVQDIADDLIKLYAEREAAKGYAFSPDGDMQREFETAFPYEETEDQLRSIQEIKQDMQKERPMDRLLCGDVGYGKTEVAIRAAFKAIADEKQVAFLVPTTILAQQHYETMLERFRDFPINVGLLSRFRSKKQQTETLKGLKSGTIDIIVGTHRLLSKDVQYHDLGLLIVDEEQRFGVTHKEKIKKLKTNVDVLTLTATPIPRTLHMSMLGVRDLSVIETPPKNRFPVQTFVAENNPALIREAIERELARDGQVFYLYNRVEDIERKTEEISMLVPDAKVAYAHGQMTERELETVILSFLEGESDVLVTTTIIETGVDIPNVNTLIVHDADRMGLSQLYQIRGRVGRSNRVAYAYFMYRKDKVLSETAEKRLEAIKEFTELGSGFKIAMRDLSIRGAGNLLGAQQHGFIDSVGFDLYSQMLKEAVEQKRGNDQDNKVPPFEMEISIDAYIPDIYIKDSQQKIEMYKRFRSIDSLEEVEELKEEMIDRFGEYPREVDDLFKVAEMKIYASFVQLEKIKQEKEAVTIWMSDVGTQHIDGSKVFEICHKHGRAVGLGMENNQLKITINIQQLTAEAWFAMAYDIIQNLEHARK